In Haliotis asinina isolate JCU_RB_2024 chromosome 11, JCU_Hal_asi_v2, whole genome shotgun sequence, the genomic stretch ATAGACATGTTTTTGCCAACACATGCATTACACTGAAACACTATGTATACCAGGGTAAGCGTTACATTGAGTCATGTTGTATACCAATGTTAGCGTTACattgaaataaaacatatattaatATAAGATCAAAGGTGTATCAGTCGGTATACCAAAGTAAGCGCTACATTGAATCAGTTGAGTGCAACATATGCGTCACATTGAATCACTCTGTATACCAATGTTCTCTTTACATCGAAACAATATTTACATCAAGGCACAGACCTATATACCCATATCACCGTTACATCGAAACAGTGTATACCGTTGTTAGCGTTATATCGATCTACCTTTATCGGTATCTATCTTATACTTGTCATAGTCTTAAAATCGCCATAATTAGACCATAATTAAGATGataatatttcaataataaCTTGCGTATttacatcaatattttattcaacaatcAGAAAACATTCAGATATTCTTCATCCACTTTTTGACTAGTACGTTGCACCCTGCCGCGCACAGCATGCTGTGGCCTGGGGCATAAGCCAAGCAGAGGCAGCTTGCCTGAGTTGGGTAATTCAAAGTTACCGATGTGTGTCGGCCAGTTACGTGGTCCGCAAGTCGAAAACTTGATGAAGAATATCTGAATGTTTTCTgattgttgaataaaatattgatgtaaATACGCAAGCTATTATTGAAATATTATCACCTTAATTATGGTCTAATTATGACTATGACATACTTATAACCTAGCTTTTACTTCAGTTTGAAACCCTACAGTCACAGGAAAGGGTAGATGGTGAAACAAACTCACCCTTAATAATTCTTCAGTGAAAACGTGCATACTACAAAACCTCCTTAATACGGATAAAGAACCTTTCGTTTCCTTCCTATCACAGGCACAACACCCTACGTCTAGTCTGCTATGTCCCTGATGATGACGCCTAGGgataaaggagtgagtgagttttgttttacgccgcactcagcaatattccagctagacggcggcggtctgtaaataatcgagtctggaccagacaacccagtgatcaacaacatgagcatcgatctgtgcaatcggaaaccgatgccatgtgtcgaccaggtcagcgagcgtgaccacccatCTCGTTAATCGGGATGAAGGAACCTTTTTGATGCGGACACTGTTTATAACGCCTTAACGGTGCTATTGCGATTTTAAGCACCAGTTGTCGAATATAAGGAAAGAGTCCCTTTATACCCGTCAGCTCACTAACACTATGAAAAGCATCTACCGGACATATTCTCCACACAGCGTTTTTGTTATAGCGAGGAGCGGAGGGTGACACCAACACTGCCGTAGAAACATTTCTAACATTACCAACAAAAACTTCAATGTCAATACCCGAGACACGAGCTTGTTAATTGTGACCGTAATATCATGGTCCTACTGACATTAAAGTCTTAACAATATTCAGTTATTATCAGTCCAGTAGTTGTTATCAGTCCAGTTATCAGTTACACAATCACACATTTCACTTTAAGAATGTCGGCTGGACAGGCTTCTGGCAAGTTACCCATATTCCCCAAATCCACTTGTGTCCTGATACCCACACGTACAGAAATAGTTCATCCATATTCCATAATTTATATACAAGTCGTAACACATAAACTGAAACCTCGATAATCCAGACGCCATTACCTAATGTGACGATTTGTGTTTACGCAGGACACTGAGTTAATGGGGTCCTACGTAAAAGTATCATGATTACTTTAATCAGATCGTCATCCAGAATAGCGGGGTTTCTTCTTATCTGATATAGGTCTTTTACACAGATTGAACACTTCTATAACATCACACACGAGATACATTTATCATAACTTTCTCACATTACATATACGTGAACATCTACGCCATCTTAATGCCCATACACGCCATTCTCACCATACAGTTTGTACTTCAAACTCCCAACACTCAAAAATGGCATACCTTCAGTTTCATCCATTAACAAATAATACCTATGTAATTAGTTTGCATGAAACCAGTCTCAACCATCACAGCGCATCATTTATgtcaccaccggcatatatcatatatcgtgAAATACCCAGCTGACACATCTATCACATATTGACTGTAATCCTCCAAACTTATCATTCCATCACAAACATGCTTGGTTTAAACATATCACCTCTTCCACCCTCAACATACCCTTGTGTTAACATATCATCTGTCACCTAAATATACCCTTCTGTTAACATATCATCTCCATCACTCCCATATATCCCTGTGTTAACATATCATCTGTCACCTAAATATACCCTTGTGTTAACATATAATCTCCATCTCTTCTAACATACCACTGTGTTAAAATATCATCTCCATCACTTCTAACATACCTCTGTGTTAACACATCATCTCTAACACCCCAAATACACCCGTGTGTTAACATACCATCAGTAACACCCATGAAACACCCTCTGTTAACATGTAGTATGTAACATCCCCAATATATACTTGTGTTACCATACCACCTTTAACACACATAATATACTCTTGCATCTACATATCACCTGTAACACTCCCGATATATCCCTGTACCAGCATATCATCTGTAACACGCCAACATACCCTTGTGTTAACACATCAACTGTCACCTCTAACATACCCTTGTGTTAACATATCAACTGACATCCCTAACATATCCTTATGTTAACATATCAACTGTCACCCCTAACATACCCTTGTGTTAACATATAAATTGGCATCCCTAACATACACTTTTATTAACATATCATCTGTCACCCCTAACATATTCTTGTGTTAACATATCATCAGTCATCCATACATACCCTTGTGTTAACATATCATCTCTGTCACCCCTAACTTACCCTTGTGTTAACATATCAGCTGTCATCCCTACATACACTTGTGTTAACATATCATCTGTCATCCCTACATACCCTTGTGTTGACATATCATCTCTGTCACCCCTAACTTACCCTTGTGTTAACATATCAGCTGTCATCCCTACATACCCTTGTGTTAACATATCATCTGTCATCCCTACATACCCTTGTGTTGACATATCATCTCTGTCACCCCTAACTTACCCTTGTGTTAACATATCATCTGTCATCCCTACATACCCTTGTGTTAACATATCATCTGTCATCCCTACATACCCTTGTGTTGACATATCATCTGTCATCCCTACATACCCTTGTGTTGACATATCATCTCTGTCACCCCTAACTTACCCTTGTGTTAACATATCAGCTGTCATCCCTACATACCCTTGTGTTAACATATCATCTGTCATCCCTACATACCCTTGTGTTAACATATCATCTGTCATCCCTACATACCCTTGTGTTAACATATCATCTGTCATCCCTACATACCCACACTATGGCTGACATTGTTTTTAGATATCATTTCTGTTACTGCCAACATAACAACAATATTGCCACCATATCCTCATGTGTACATATTATCCATATCACTTCAAACAAACCCTGACCATCAAcatatcatttatatataagCCCAACATATCCTAGTCAATAATGTATCTTCCATATCACCTCTATTATATCCTAACAGTCATATCATCCATATCATCTCCACCATCAACCAATACTATTCACAGAATATAAGCCTGATATTACCATATTTGGTAATGTGCATTTCTATCATCACGTATACACCACTTTCTCCACATTGTACATACATTATCCTGGCATATCACCACAAGGGGCTTCATATCATAACTGCCATACAGTCTATCCCATATCACTCAAgttatatacataaaatattaccTTCTGTGGTATTATTAACACATGTATTCACATTTCTTTTCACAACGTGTTACCAAAGGTCTTACGGGCAATGTAATCGTGTTTTTTTTCACCCAAACCTTTATTTATGCAAGGCTTTTAGGAGAAATGAAGTCAACATGACTGTGAATGTTCTCCTACCCCTCTTCTATTAGAGCTACACACAAAAATACGGGGTGACACAAAACCTTTCTAACGTTAATCCGCCTTAACCCCTCAGATGACTTAAGAACAACTTAAGGGATATTTTGCAACCTGTGCAGGTCATGGtgaaatgaccttgaccttcacccTTTGAACTACGTTCAAACTGAGATCATCCAAGGGGTAAAACTATCTATTTAAATCAGTATAGCAAATAGTACCCGTTTTCAACAAATGTGGATATTATAACAAACACTCCTGCAGTTGGTCTGACCTTGAACTACATGCCAGGTCATGTCACCCTGACCTGCACAGATATCTGGCCTCATTCACACTAAAACCAGTGAGCAATATCACACTATACTCGGACCGGAAGTAAACGGTCCATGGTCAAGGTCATGCTTCACGTGCAGACGGTGACGTCAGATCAGGGACCAGATTCAAGTCTGCCTTTTCTTTAACAGTAGCTTGCTCCAAGATCTGATCTCTCTCGTACTTCTTTCATCATTACATAGTCCTTGAGTGCTCTTGGCATGGGCAAAGAATCCACCTTTTCTGCGATGTTTCTTCCTGAACATTTCCGAATTGATTTCCTGCACAACTGCTGCAACGACACCACAGATCCCATCTGCGCGCGCAGCACGTGCAGTATCTCATCCTGTTCACACAGTCTGGAGGGAACGTAGCTAGTGTAAAAGTGTACCCGTGCTCCGTAATCTACGTGACCAAGAGAGGCGAGCAGACGACAAATCTCTAACTGACTTTTCTCTGCTGCTAAGTGAAATATGGACTTATACACACCATTAGAAAAGTATTTGGCCGGTACGTCAAGGTCACAGTTGTACATAAGCATGAGACGGATTACTTCCTGCTTGTTGCTAACGACGGCCTCGTAGGCGGCCGTCTCTCCTTGGTGGTTGAAGATGTCGTGCCGACTTCCTGCCGCGAGCAACAGCTCCACAACTGCCGTGTAGTTCCTCTTGATAGCTATGTGAAGAGCGGTGTCGCCTGTTTTAAATTCCCGTCGGTTCAAATCACAGTTTGCGATGATTAGGCGTGATATGGCGTCTTTGTGATTGTAACATACCGCTTCCATTAGAGGTGTCCGTCCCCAGTAGTTCTGAACATCAATGAGACTACCCCCAGCCACTAAAAGATCAATAATGTCAACGCACCCGTTTCTCGCGGCGTAATGGAGTGCCATATCAGAGTTGCGGTCAGTAAGGTTGAGGTCAGCGCTTGCACGCAACAGTCTTAGCACTGCGTCTGTTTTGTTGTTCCTTACCGCCTTCATCAGGGGTGTTTTCGACGTGATATCTTGGCTATTTACGTCAACACTACGACGTAGAAGAACATCAAGGATTTGGCAGTACCCGTCGTCGGCCGCATAATGGCACGGCGAGTTTCCAAACGTGTCCTTGGCGTCTATTTTGGCTCCAGCTGAGATTAAAAGTAGCATGCACGCCATCTTGTGTTGAAGCACAGAGAAATGGAGAGCTGTCCGTCGCAATGTCGTTGTCGTTTGGTTCACGTCGCATTTAGATTCAATGAGGTATTGTAACATATACGTATAGCCTCTGTACGCAGCCAAATGTATTGGGCACAAATCGGAATGATTCTTTTTCCTTACCTCCACGAACTTGGCGCTTAGATCGATTTTGTACTGAGTAGCCAAACGCTTCAGTTGTTGAAGCTCGTTGTTTAGCACCGCATCGTAGAATTCAAGACCCGCCATTTGGGTTCGAAGTAACATTGAGGCGGTCCTGTTTAGCTCCGTCGTCTCCGTTGGATCTCGTCTCTCTGTATCTCTCCTCACACGCCCGTGACCCAGGTTTCAACTCAAACCATCtctatttctcaaaccaaaATACCTCGGTCCGCCATTCCGACAAAGTGCTGATCAATCGCCCTCCCTATGCTGACGCACCGTTAAGCGATAGGCAGATCCCTTATTATCAAGTTTTATGAAAATCATCTCATAGCCTCGATTCCGCGGTACCAAAGCGAGGCACGTAGAGAGAAAAGCTATGTGTAGGTGTATGCTATCGGTAATGTTTACTTCCCAGGATGCCTCGTTGTAACGCAAGTTCCTGATACAGTGGCTGCTGCCGTCATTACGGTAAATAGTGTTGGCGGTTGTTGTCGGTGATGGGAAGACATTCCTAAAGGAGCGGATGACCATTTTGTGGCAAAAATCTCCAAATTAACGCTGTCTGTTACAATTTAATAATAACACAgtgataaaatatgttttgcattTACGATCCATtactaaaacaatattttgcagTGATTTGATAATTGTGATGGTTTAAGTCAGCTAAGCACGTATTGAAAAAAAACGTTATCTGTAAAATTCCAAACCTCTTCTTACACAATACATATAAACTATCCCTGAAAATTTGGTTGATGTGTaagtttacacacacacacacacacacacacacacacacacacacacacacacacatatatatatatatatatatgcttttgCTCTCCAAAATTCAACAAACCCATTTGGATGAAACCATTAGCTGATAATTACTACTGGTTCCACGAACGTAGATCGTATTGTGTTGTTGCCACGGAAATCTCGACCTCACCTAGCAACGTGAGAAGATATCTACGCCCTTACTGGCACGCTAATATCGATTTTTCCGAGATGATGTCAATTCCCCTCTCTATAAGGCTACCAAAAGGCATTAATTCCCCGCTCGTCTCACACTCGTGTTCGCTTATATAGAGGAGATAAATGACAGTTCTCCACAGCGTCGGATTCATAACGTTTCGTACTGAAGTTGGagatttgtgtgttttgtattttggaTATAGTAATTCTGTTTATTATAGAAATGACGCGATTCCATGTCTGCCTGAAAACCAGCTCTACGACTAAGCTACTAAATATAACTCATTCCACGTGTTCTATTGACATATGACGCAAGCTGTGCCATTGTCGTTATCAATATTGACATTGTTACCggtattttgaaatatgttcttCAAGATGTATTCATATCGGATCAATTAAGCACAACAGATCATATTTGTTAAATATCTAtattggaaacaacggtaaacgCGCAGTTTGCTTGCACTGTTTATTGTTTTAAACTTTCAGCAGAAAGAAAAATGAATTCATTGGACGGCATACAACAATATCAAGTCATTGATgaggggtggtgaggtagcctagcggttaaagcgtccgctcgtcatgatttaactcaggttcgattccccacatgtgtacaatgtgtgatgaccAGTCCTGGTGTTCCCctcatgatatggctggaatattgcttaagtaCCGTAAACCCATACTGGTGACACAGGTGTACACTAAGTCCTACAAAAAGAATGTTAAAGTTCTGTTGGTTTGTTTAACGCGGCACGTACTCGGCAATAGTAATGTCAAGCTAGAAAAGCCGGAAAGGTTTCCACCCGTAACTCCCGTTTTATTTCATCACTCTATAAATAAGAGCAAATGTTTATCTTTCAAAACTCCTTAACACTAACTATtactctaaccctaaccatatCCTAACCAAAACTCTAAACTTAGACCCAAATCCTAACCCTAAAACCTCAAAATAAtcgtaataaatatatataatacatcTTAAGCGAGGGTTACGGGGGAACTGTTACCGAAAAGACTTTTGGAGTTCGTGAACTCATTTCTTCCAAAACTTCCACTGCCCTCAATCACAGCATGTTCTAGACAACACGCACTATCATGAACTACTGTCAACAAATACCAGATTTTAGACAGTTAAAATATGTCCAGTCAACAAATACCAGATTTTAGACAGTTAAAATATGTCCAGTCAACAAAAACCCACCTCAGCTAACTACACCAAGCTCACGTCAAAAAAGACGCACAATATCTGATACATGTACACGTCGTAAAGAAATATGCCTAAAGTACTGTCAGAAATGGGGAAAAAACTATTTAGGCTGTTGCTCTGTATCCGTCATATTTATACAATTGCAAATAGGATCTGTCGTAATATAGAgcatatccagaaaagcatgtttactcgtgATATTTGAGTAAATTTTAAACATCTACTATCAGCTGCTAAAAACAATAGATCGGACTATAGAAGGCAATTAGATCGCTCAGCAAGGTATGACGACGGAAAgtcgactcacctggcatgaaatgcatgcgctACCTACTGacacaaggggtcatctcaaagatattttgtgctttttcatgtgtgttgagtATGTCTCGTCCATTGACTGACATCTtacgtgtctttctttcatgaggtttatgttaagatatgtaaacgagtaTAATACCTGATACCCATAAAAGGCatcgtattaaatgtctcaTGATATATATAGGTAGCATGATCAACCGAAGACCGACAGCACTGGATATTGTTTTATATGTTTGGACATGTCGTGTAGTTCCCTTCTTTAATTCCCTATGGGATTATCATatcttagctgatatctctGTCTGCCAGCACGAACCAATCATCGTCTGCTTCACCAGTACTGATTTatgcttttgagacg encodes the following:
- the LOC137256251 gene encoding ankyrin homolog; its protein translation is MLLRTQMAGLEFYDAVLNNELQQLKRLATQYKIDLSAKFVEVRKKNHSDLCPIHLAAYRGYTYMLQYLIESKCDVNQTTTTLRRTALHFSVLQHKMACMLLLISAGAKIDAKDTFGNSPCHYAADDGYCQILDVLLRRSVDVNSQDITSKTPLMKAVRNNKTDAVLRLLRASADLNLTDRNSDMALHYAARNGCVDIIDLLVAGGSLIDVQNYWGRTPLMEAVCYNHKDAISRLIIANCDLNRREFKTGDTALHIAIKRNYTAVVELLLAAGSRHDIFNHQGETAAYEAVVSNKQEVIRLMLMYNCDLDVPAKYFSNGVYKSIFHLAAEKSQLEICRLLASLGHVDYGARVHFYTSYVPSRLCEQDEILHVLRAQMGSVVSLQQLCRKSIRKCSGRNIAEKVDSLPMPRALKDYVMMKEVRERSDLGASYC